Genomic DNA from Enterococcus saccharolyticus subsp. saccharolyticus:
ATTGGCTTTGAAGAAGTCCAAAAGGGAATGACCATTCATTCTATTCGATTGAAGTTTCTGAAAGTTGCTGGGAAATTAGTCCAAACGGGTAGACGAGTCTATCTCAAATTATCTAGTTATCATGTGTATCAGAATGAATTCTACAGGGTCTTGGCTCGCCTGAGGCGAGCCAGTCAATGGATCTAATCCAACAATCTAACGATTTTTTTACTGGGAAGTTATCCAGGGAGAAGTATGCTCAAAATGCCTTACACCCAAAATTTATTCCTCAATATTTTTGAACAGTGAATGTTTGAAGTAACTTTTTAGTCAAAATCAGTTGATAGGGATATTAGTGATACATATTTCAATAAAATGTGCCAAAGAATTAAAGCTATGAATTATTCAGGAACCTAACTGTCAATAAAAAAATAACATGATTTTTCATTCAAATGAACGTTAAATCATGTTATCTTCGGTTAATTATTCGTTTCATATTCTTTCGCAATCGCTAAAACTTTTGATAAGGTATTAAAGTTACGTGTAGTAGCTACGATTTTCCAGCTCTTCTCCAGCAGATTATTAGTCAATTTACTTCTTGCTGAATTACCTGGTATATACATATACGCAGTTTTATAAGCAACATGAATTTGCTCGAATGATACGAATTTCTTCTTCTGTTGGTTGCTGACTTAACATACTGAAAAAGACACGTTTTAAATCATCGCCAGGTCTTTGAAACGGATTATTCGCTAACAAAGACTGAACTTCTTGCGGTGTACGGATAATAATTCCTAAATCAGGACCAATTTGAGTAATAATCAGCATATGAATATGTGTTGCTAATTCGTGAGCCTCTTTTTCAGTTGTCAAAATAATATTACCGGTGTGAAGATATGTTCGTGCATCTGGATAGCTGTTGTCTCTAAGCAGTTCTTGTAACTGTTTCATAGGCACTCTATTTTTTCCAGAAGGCATCACCCCTCTTAAAAAGACCAAATGAATCATCGCACTCTCCCCTTTTTCTTCTATTATATAGTTTGTCTATCTGAAAAAGTACGATAACGTTTGATATTGTTCCAATTTAAGTCTACACCAATTCCTAAACCTTGTGGCACAGCTAGCATACCGTCAATGACTAGCGCAGGCTCGGTTACTATATCAGCCTCATAATAGCGATTGGAACCTGAGATATCTCCTGGAAATTGGAAAACTTGTTGACTGGCAAATTGTAAATTCAGCGCACGACCAACACCAGATTCAAACATTCCGCCAAGCCAAACTATAATCTTCTTCTCTTTACAAAAAGAAAGGATACGTAAAGCTTCTGTAATTCCACCTACACGAGGGATTTTCAAATTAATGCTCTGACAACTACCTAATGCATAAGCAGTTTGGACGTCTTCTAACGTACGAATATTTTCATCTAAACAAATGGGTGTTTGTAATCGTTGTTGTAATTGTTGATGGTGTACAAAATCTCGTTGATGAAATGGCTGTTCAATCATCGCTAAGTGTAAGGTATCTAGTCTTTCGAGCATCGCCAAGTCTTCCCAAGAGTAGGCAGAATTCGCATCTGCCATCAAGACTAACTCCGGAAATTTTTGTCTTACTGCTGCAAGTGGTTCGTAATCCTTCGTGGGCGCGATTTTTATTTTGACACGTTGATAGCCCTGATCAACATAGTTTTGAACAATTTCTAAGAGATCTGCAATGGTTGGTTGTATCCCTACGCTTACGCCTACTGGGATTTTTTGACGGGTCTCTTCAAAATAAGTAACCAGTGAACGATTATGACGTTTTGCATGCAAATCCCAGACGGCTGTTTCAATGGCTGATTTTGCCATATAGTTGCCTTGTATCCCTTGGAATAATTGCCACACTTCACTGGGGTGATTGATTTCTTTATCGGATAACAATGGTAGTAAAAAGTCACGGATGACCTGACGCGAATTTGCTAATGTTTCTTCGATATAATCCGGTACTTCAAAGGCGACGAGTTCCCCGATACCTTGATTGCCTTGTTCATCACTTAAAAGATACAAATCGAAGGCTTTTTCCTTTAATACACCGTAACTAGTCACAAAAGGCGACTTCAATGGCAAACGTAGTTGTTCATGTCTAACTTCAACGATTCTCATCCTAGTTGCTCCTTTAACCAATTCTCCACAAGTTGTAAAAACATATCTGGTTGTTCGACATGGACACAATGACCGGCATTCGGCACAGTATGAATGTGCATCGCTGATTGTTTTATGTGCATTTTCCGCGCAATTTCTTGGAACTTATGATCCCATTCACCGGTAATATAAAGCAAAGGTATCGTCGTCTCTAATTGATTCCAATAACTTGGTTGTTGTCCAGTTCCCATCATAAACAAGCTCATCGCCAAACCATACGGCTGTTGGCTCATTCGTTCTTGTCGAATTTTTGCTTGGATTTTTGGTGATAACTGCTTTTGTGAATCAAATAAAGGTAATGCTTGCCAGAAATCAATAAAATCTCCCAATGGTTCTGTTAATAAACGTTGTGCCAATCGGTTATCTTTGTCAATCCGTGTTGTTCGTTCTGGTAAGGTAGCCAAACCTGGTGAAGCATTCTCCAAGATAATCCCTTTAACATTCTCATCTGTTAATCCCCACGCTAATGCGACACGCCCTCCCATCGAATACCCCAATACATAATAAGACGTAATCGCTAAATGCTGTAACAAAGCTTGTAGTTCACGAATGACATTGGTCATTTGGTAATGATCAGGATGAACAAAAACACTGGTTTTCCCATGGCCAATTAAGTCAATCCCTAGATAGTTATACGCTTCTGAAAATTTCAATGTTTGAAAAGTGTTCGATGTACCCGTAAATCCATGAAGGCAAACAATTGTGGGCTGCTCTTTCTTATATGGCGTGAACCATTGGTAAGCATACTCAACCATGGGTATCACCTAA
This window encodes:
- a CDS encoding DUF1697 domain-containing protein, which gives rise to MIHLVFLRGVMPSGKNRVPMKQLQELLRDNSYPDARTYLHTGNIILTTEKEAHELATHIHMLIITQIGPDLGIIIRTPQEVQSLLANNPFQRPGDDLKRVFFSMLSQQPTEEEIRIIRANSCCL
- the menC gene encoding o-succinylbenzoate synthase encodes the protein MRIVEVRHEQLRLPLKSPFVTSYGVLKEKAFDLYLLSDEQGNQGIGELVAFEVPDYIEETLANSRQVIRDFLLPLLSDKEINHPSEVWQLFQGIQGNYMAKSAIETAVWDLHAKRHNRSLVTYFEETRQKIPVGVSVGIQPTIADLLEIVQNYVDQGYQRVKIKIAPTKDYEPLAAVRQKFPELVLMADANSAYSWEDLAMLERLDTLHLAMIEQPFHQRDFVHHQQLQQRLQTPICLDENIRTLEDVQTAYALGSCQSINLKIPRVGGITEALRILSFCKEKKIIVWLGGMFESGVGRALNLQFASQQVFQFPGDISGSNRYYEADIVTEPALVIDGMLAVPQGLGIGVDLNWNNIKRYRTFSDRQTI
- the menH gene encoding 2-succinyl-6-hydroxy-2,4-cyclohexadiene-1-carboxylate synthase; its protein translation is MVEYAYQWFTPYKKEQPTIVCLHGFTGTSNTFQTLKFSEAYNYLGIDLIGHGKTSVFVHPDHYQMTNVIRELQALLQHLAITSYYVLGYSMGGRVALAWGLTDENVKGIILENASPGLATLPERTTRIDKDNRLAQRLLTEPLGDFIDFWQALPLFDSQKQLSPKIQAKIRQERMSQQPYGLAMSLFMMGTGQQPSYWNQLETTIPLLYITGEWDHKFQEIARKMHIKQSAMHIHTVPNAGHCVHVEQPDMFLQLVENWLKEQLG